caaaactaaaaacacttcAATCCTGTCTCTGAGCCGTGTGAGGATGTGGATGAGGTTCTCTGGCCTGACCACGATCAGAGGCGGGATGCAGAAGGatcaatttaattaaatttcactttttaatcAGTTCACTTTGTATTTcagtaacaaataaataattattttgtttattttttgtatctgttCACTGATTTTCTTTGGAGTGTTTCTCATGGTACTCACTGAGGTCAAGTTACTGAGTTTTGCTTCCACAGCGTCCTGCTCTCAGATACTTCCACTAGAGACTCAAGCTCCTCTCCCTGGACAGAACCAGCTTTCCTGATGGACTAATTGAGCCTGTTAGCCTTCAACCTACTGCCCCGGCACACTACAGCATAGGAGATTACACTTGCTAATACAGAGTGGTAGAACATCTGCAGCATGATTATGTATCTATTGACATATCTGAGTATCTGTAGAAGACGAGACTTGTGTCAAATGGTTAGAGATCACAGAAAAAGTGAACCTTGATACATCATGTATTTTTCATATGCTTTAAGCTCTTTCATCTGCCCCCACAGTCTTAAATATTTGCAATATGCAAATTGCCGACAGCAAAAAATGTGAACACATATGCGTGGGTTAACCTTCCAAAGAGCACAAAATATGGACAAAACTGCCAGTGCTCAGATGTACAGTTCTTAGAATctaagtaaacacacacacactttaacttcacacacacacacacacacacacacacacacacacacacacacacacacaccccacacacacacacacacacacacaagttgaGCAGGTGAAATGTGGCAGGTGTGCTTCTGCAGTACCTGGGGGTGGTGTATCTTTTAACAGAGTTAGGACAGAATGATATGGGTTAAGTTAGTTAGATAAGAGATctttacacacacgcacacgcccgcacgcgcacgcgcacacacactcacacgcacacgcacacacacacacacacacacacacacacacacacacagtcagagatgCAAAGAGGTTTTGCTCTTAGATATTGATTTTGTACATATTTGTTTGCagagtgtttgtgaatgtgtaggtgtttcACGTCAGCAATCTCAATGCTGCATGACAAATTAACCCTTTACTTCCCTTAAGTGTCCGCTTTAGTCATTCCACAACACACAGTGCTGCTCAGAAACCACCAGCTGCACAGAGTAAAGCCTGGATGTTGTAGAGTGTAAAACTGCTCAAATCCGGTTAAGAAACCAATGGTAGTCTTTCGTCCGATTGAAGAACTTAATTCTTAGATTTGTAAATTGAAAAatgttaattaacaaaatacatGGATTGATTATTAAGTGTTGACATTGTTAACTTTGAACAGAATTGCCGAggcttcattcattttctttgacttgCCACTTGTCTTTCCCCATATTGAACTTATATTTGACTGATTCTAGCTTCAAACATCGgttaaaacatctttaaatttTCAAGTtctatacaatataacatacagtatatcatatATAATTCAGATTAATTGTTTCActgatttgacatttttgttgtgCAGCATTTAATTTTTTCCATGTTTATCTATAGCGCCAACCTCCATCGTTTCTTCATTGTCCTTCTACAAATCTTGTACTAAAATATctattttgacagcagaaatcaatgtgtttacagcctggaacaGAAATTTGGTAAGAATTCGGTCTGATTAGTTGATTTCTTTGACGGTACGGGGATGATCTTAATTAGGATatgagttatgcataattaggggcatgACAGATCTGACTGAAAGCTGTCACTTTgtagcggtttgtcaggagACATGAGGCCTGCCTGAGCTCCAGCTCTTTACCTGTCattaggctgactgaaagtttgatagtcagcatttccaatatgacaACCGTCATGgacagcccttcagaaaccaatggaggatgtcactcaggcttcgtcatttacagtctatgctttgTCTATATAAATGCCCAATATGCTCTGTAAACTTGTTACAATCTGGTAGTGCCCCACCTGAGTTCATAAGGGGTCAAGAATTCTGCTATGTGGCTAAGTGCCAGACCCATACGTGTTTTAAAAGTAACCGGTAAGATCTTCAAATCAATTCTAAAAGTAACTAGAAGACAGTGTAGTGAAGCCAATATTTGGATGATGTGATGTTGCCTgttaaaactgctttttttgtttgattcgGCAAAGGAGGGAGTTACAGTCATCTAATCTGGAGAAGATGAGTGCATGGATTACTTATCTAATGTCCAACTGAGTAAGTGTTGGTTTAGTTCTGAAGATGATTTACCTATTAGTAGAAACACGACACAAGATGTTCACaactttctttatttatttcacaaaggTACAGTGACTAGACTCCAGTCGGCTTTACCTTGACTGAAAAGGCACCAAGGCCATTCTCAATAAAATGGATGGAGTGATTTGGATTGAACAGTTTTATGTCTGACTTTGAGTTATATATAGTTAAAGAAAGTTTTCAGCCGTCAGACAGTTGACATCACTGAGGCAGTCTCTGGAAGCAGTTAGGCATTGAGGGTCCACAAGTCTCAGAGGAAGTAATATCTatgtgtcatctgcatatcaATGAAAGGAGACATTCTGGGGCTGGATTATTTGGCCGTGTGGCAGCATGTCAGTAGAGATTAAAATTAGAGTGAAAACTGAACTTTCAGTACACAACATGTAATGTTAGTGGTAGAGGAGTAGTAATTAATGGTGACCACAAAGGTTTGTTCTATAAGGTAAGAATTAAACTAACCACTTGCATTGTCCTTGATACCaacctatttttatttttacattcagtaatGTAAAGTGACcctgctttaaaacaaatacttttctgtttttttttttaacaagagagGATATCAAAGGGGGACTTTGGGGTCTTGAGAGACACTCTTGGGTGAGTTTAAAAACTAATAATACACATGAAAGTGTCCCATGGTGCACGACCACATCCTGGcaaaaaatatactgtatatatatataactatatatatatatatatatatatatatatatagttatatCTTTTGGTGTCCAAACGTAGGGCTGCTCTAGTTTCTTGTATCTTAAATGAAATGCTGAGCTGGTTTGAATGGTGACACACAGTTTACAGTATTCACTCAATTTAAGTGAAAGTAGGAGaaagcgggagagagagagtgacacatttttcacttaaTATTTGCCCACGTTCAATATGTCTTTCTGTTTAAGTACAGCACATAAGTGATCATtattcaaagaaagaaagatgataCTAAGAAAAGGAGTGTGTACAGTGCATGTGGATAGAACAGTGACTAACAACAAGAGATTAACTCTTTCAGTGCAGAGCAAAGTatccagacagacagagggagacagacgcAGCAGAACACCACAagtttcatttttcactttctacacacacagctgaaaaaaTTAGCTTACAGCAGGTTCAGAGATAATTGTGAActcaaatgtgatttatttgatCTTAGTCATTGATTAAGCAAGTACAGGTGGATTCTGTGTAACCATTTTGAGCAGTGGCAAAAAGGATTTCCCCAGTCTGCAAAGTGGAGGGAGATGCTTATCACGAGGACTGGCTGATGATGGGGTGCATGTCTTTACAGAGGGAGTGTCAGGATGACATTtagggggggagaaagagggggCTTTGTTTGCAGTGTCAATATTTACAGTGACACATGCTGCTGGATGAGTATTGAGTGACTGAGGggaatagtgtgtgtgtgtgtgtgtgtgtgtgtgtgtgtgtgtgtgtgtgtgtgttttgagtggGAGACAGAAAGACGGTAAAACAGAATTATCAGCCTGAATGGATTGCAGATGTCAAGCTCAGATGAACAgatttaacactttaaaaacataactTCTGTCTCactcagtgtgcatgtgtgtgtgtgtgtgtgtgtgtgtgtgtgtgtgtgtgtgtgtgtgtgtgtgtgtgtgtgtgtgtgtgtgtgtgtgtgtgtgtgtgtgtgtgtgtgtgtgtgtgtgtgtgtgactttcaGCTACCCAAAGCAAGAACCCAGAAAGttccaaagaaataaaaaaaaaagtagtagcaataaaaaaaaagccatgggCAGTTCTGTTTTAAACTCTCAACAAGATAAAGTTTAGAAAGTCGACCAGTCCAGTGTAATGGGATTTAATGGGTGACCAAACACAAGTTGACTCTGCATCTGTCACAATCTACGAACCCTCTTTTGCAATGCAAATTAAAGATATGCAAATGAGGGAAACACAGGCCATCTGTAGTACCTCTCCTCTCACTCCATTCTATATCTTATCCTGTGTgagctttctctctttttcaacgCTGTATTTGCACAAGTTTGTCTCTTTTGAATACCTAATCCCCATTAATCCatttattttccctttgtgtGACATTCAGGATGTCAAACTTGTTTTAATCTCTGATAACTTctgctgtatgtgtttgtcttagtttttttttttttttttgtaaaaatgtgctTCCAACTTCAGTGCAAAGTTTTATGATTCAACAGTGTGACTCATTCACTTTCATGTTCTCTGCTGTTTATCCTGCAAACTGCAACTGTGCGAAACTTTAAGCTGCTGAATTTCCACCTGTCTGTTTTTTAACCAAGATTTTGGTTAACATATGAGCTCAGACCCCTCCAGCTATGCTTACAATAAATATATCATCAAGTTGAATGTTGGATTTATTCTGTAACCACAGCAAAAGGAAGAAGCAACAATAATGTGCCCCTTAAGCATGGAGAGGAGCGTTGGTTCTTTCATACACGACTGAGCCATTCAAAGGCTTCAATTGCCCTCTAGTGGTTAAATTctgaaattacattttccttttacTAAATGGAGTTATTTGCAACACAATTATAGATACACATTGAATATTAAATGCATtatatgttcattaaaaaaacatgtattttattgttcacAGTGCTCAGAGGTTGGTTTGTCAGAACATAAGTGTATAGTCCAGAAGTTAGATAAAGtccaaacatcaaaacacagaTTCAGATTAGACCAGTTTTGTTCTGATCACGCGATCACTCTTGACCCAGGTGCACTATTGGGTGGGTTACAAATACCAGCAGAAGAATTTATTCAAGCTTCAACTGAAGAGCAGATGATGACTTGTTCTCCAGAGTCCTTAGTCTTTCACATAGCTATCATTCAGCGATCTAGTGCCAGAAGTTGTTGAATGGAGCTCCAATAGTTCAAAAACTGTGTCCATCTGTTGATGAAAAGTCTGTTTCCCCCCCACCCAAACTTAGGCCATACTGTGTAATCAAAGAATTGACTTGCTGCTACTATTGAAACAATCTCTCAAACCCTCACACACGTATAGTAACACACTCTGTGACTTCAAACTGAAGTTATTGTTCAACATTATTAAATCTGCAGTAAAGCATTAGTTGATTGAACAAGGTGGTTACTTTAGAAACAAAGGTGGATCTTTTGAGGACACTGTACCCCAACATCAATGCATGTGTACAGTATGAATACATGTGTTTTTGAAACCAACTTCTTGTTATATAAGATCGTCGACATATAACAACTCCTGTAATAATACCTGGCATAGAAACATTAAATGCATAGGGCACATGTTTGCATTTCAAGGTGAGATCAGTATGGCTCAGTGACCCTGTTTGGCGCGGATTTGAGGAGGTATAGAGAAACACGGCAGCCTGAGGCCTCCTGTATACACTACGGCAGTAATGTGTGACTTCAAGAGAACACATGTCCAGATCATAGTGCTGCTTACATAAAGTGAGAGTTACAACGAAGCCAAAAGTGCTATAGTGAAAACATGTGAGTCACTTGCTAATATATTACAAGCGCTATAGTCAGGAATAAGTCGTCTCTGTTACAACTTGGACAGTGACTTTATTGCCCTGCGTGTCATAGAAAAGGTTAATATCACAgctgcattttttcttttcaaacctATCAAATAAATTGGGTTTCCATATTTTCTTTGAGTAGTTTTTATGAACATAAACTGTTCTGTGACAGAATCAATCTCATTGTTTGCCAATTATAAAGCTCAGGTTATTCTGCTTCTATAACTCAACGGAAGATATGGGAATTGGGCCTCTCTCTACACCGTCAACAACTGTATCTATACATATTTACAGAAGAATCTTAATAAAATAAGCTTGAAGTAAATACAcaaattgccccccggggacagaTAAAgtcttttgaattgaattgatctTACACTTGGACCAACTAGTATTTAGAATTGCTTAATAtgctttgtttttacattatacAGGAACAGCTACATATGGATCCGTTTCATATTGTGATTATAAATATAAACGCTTATCAAAGTACCATTTTTGGCAATGAAATGTACATATTTGAAAACATGAATGATGTCATTAAGTCTTGTGAAACAGACATTTGAAATATCTTGGTACTCACTGCTGGATATTAAACAGCAGATGTAAGATTTAGAGGTGTCTGCAATTACTAATAGGTCCAAGACGGTTCATGACATGAGACACAGTGCACACAGTACCTGCAACAAGTGTGAAAAAGGAAGTCGTAGAAACGCTTTCGAGAGGTAACCGAGCAGTGAGTCCATGCGTCAGAGACATTCGTTGGCACCTTGGCAGCCCTGAATGGGTGTAAGACCCAATCTGACTATACTGGGTGAAAAATCAAATAAGCTGCtacagtcctgtgtgtgtgtgtgtgtgtgtgtgtgtgtcagtatgctGGTGCAGCTGAAGGAATATAGGTAGAATCTGTAAGTGAACAGTTTGACAGTGAAAGAAATCTTATCCAGGAAATGGCATCAACACCCTCAGAAAAAGTGTTTCACAGACAGGAGGACTAATTAACTGTTAAGGctttgttgtgtatgtgtgtttgttgtaaatTGAGGCTatatcaaacaaataaatgcaCCCATTAATATGCTAAAAACCAGTGTTAGACCTAAGTTCCCCTAGATCCTTACCCAGTAGAAAGGTTATTACATTGCAGAGATTTTTCTGTCTGAAGTGCTGAGGTTGTGTGACACAATATTTACAGATTATACCGTTTACAACATGAAAAAACGTAAAGAAAAATGGCTTTCGTTCGTGTTTCTGAGTTCGAAAAACAAACGTCCAGCTGAAGTCTTTTTGTCACGAGTTCAGTTCAGCCAGTTAGAGCAGAAGACATCTTTAACCTTGACAGGCCAACTTAGTGCTGGagttaaaaacacacttcagaGAAGCACAGACAAGTGACACTCTTGTAAGAAAGAGCGTCCAATAGAAGTGCAAACTGTACAaaagatttaaatttaaaagcTTCTTAtagagtatgttttttttattcttgttaaagctttaaaaaagtgtcaaatagagtaaagtttcataTATTCTATGTTTTCTTTCCAGCGACATCCCGCTAATCTgtgttacatttctttattgtcccagcAGCATGTCTTCATTGATCCCTCTTCTTCTATAACTTTTAAATACTTTTCCTGCTTTTCTCTGACACTTTGAAGCAGATATGACTGAGCAATAGAGTGAGGCATATATTTACTAAGATCACCCGCCAAACCATGAATCTCTCTCcggcttctttttttccccccctcctgcaTGGCTAAAGTCCTCCGGCCCAGCAGAGGGAGCCATTACTCCTCCACTCCCATCCAGTGCTCCCACTTTAAGAGCCTTTGAACAACTGGCAGTGGGAGAAAATATTCTGGAGGACAAACAAGGAGGTGGATAaacactcctctcctccattcACAAAGGATAACACCTTAGGAGATTGGGAAAAAGATTAAGGGAtgtcttctccctcctctcgtccacctccttctccttctgcttcTTCAGGCTCCGGATCCTCAGCATGGGagtgtgagtctgaatgtgtgCGTGCATATCTTAGGCGGCTCCAGCGGGCCTTGTTCCTGTGCAGGTGACCCATCATGGTCTGGCTGAGCAGGCTGGACTCAGTGAAGCGGTGCCACTCCTCGAACAGAGGCTCCACAATGTAGGAGATGAACCCTGAGAAGAACAAAACAATGGTGGCTCACCTCCGGACCAACTTTGGTGAGGGATACATGAGGATACAGTTTTTATAGTTGATGTTTTATGTCTGTGGTTAATCACTAGTTCTCACCGATCTGAATGGCTGGAACAGAGTCAGCCTGCTGGTCACACAGAGGACTTATCTCCAACTCAAACTTCCTTTCCAGATCCCCTGTCAGGTAAACACAAAACGTATTCATAAATAATTATGACAAGGATTTCTTCTGCTGTACCCGAGTTGAGTGAAATCAGGCGTCTGAATCCCATGATTACTTAAGATGCCTGACATCTGCTTTGTCATGGAAATTGACCACACATTAGGTAGACATACAAGAATGTGTCTATTAAACGTCTCGAAAACACTCACACTGCAAACTATACAACTTTACAAATGTCTTAAGCTGTATGATCTTGTTCCATGTGAATCTGTCCTATTTCCATATGACAGAAATGCTGCATTGTCACTTAATCTCGCTTTTAACCACATTTACTTTTTATAATAGAGCAATGCAATAAATATACTTCAGACTACAAATTAGAGATAAGACATTATTTTAGCTTTAGTAACTTAGATTGTGTTTATGGCTTGCTTTGTTGGTTTAACTTTAAAGCCAATATACCTTAAAGTAGTACATGCAGTACCTTTAAAAGAAGGTACTGCATGCAGTATCTTTCTTGTATTTTCTTCCGACAGAGAGGAAGTGTTACTCACCCTGCCGGTAGAACTCCTCACAGACCCTCTCACTCCACTGTTTGCTCAGCTCCCAAACCCGACATGGATTACACACGTCAGCACACTTTAGAGCAATCTGATGGCAAAAGGAGAGAAGTCATTTCATGAGTATATCATAAAATTCAGCATGCATGGATTAGATATACATGTAGAGTgctgtcagctgtgtgtgtagtTTACCTGCAGTATAAAGTGCCTGTGTGAGGTCAGTTGGAGGTCCAGGTCCTGGTTGTCCAGATGTTCTCTGAAGGTCGACAGGAACTCGTTCTGCCTGCTGATGTCTGTGGCCAGAATGAGAGAGCCCAGCTGCTGTTCCATGTCCTGCCTGAGGACCAAAGGGGGGCAGCATTGAGCAGAAAACGACACTATAATGTGAAAGATATTTGTTGATTCTAGCAAGTGGTCTAGCATTAGTGGTTAGTATATATCCATGGTAATATATCAGAAGTTGCACTTATTCAGAATGCTTATTATGCCTCTGTATCCTGATGGATACAACAGAGAGCTTTATCTTTGACTTTTTGACCTTTGTATTTGGGCTGATTGATGAAAAGAtgtaatataaattaaaaagtcATTATTTGGTAACCAAAATTGGtaaaacattcagtttttttttttgtattttaatataaaatgcaTTGCAGGGTTTTGATTTTCTGCATGCATATGTCTGCATGCATATGTCAGTGGCTCAGCAGTAGAGTTGatgtctctcaacaggaagggttcgatccccagctcctgcagtcacagcTATAAATGCTTCCTTGGCAAGACACTGTACCCCAAATTGCTCGCTCTGAATAGCCAGCGGTATGTGAATGAGTTAGCAGAACTGATGGGCGGTTAGGCGTCTTATGTACCAGTCTctgccatcagagtgtgaatgggtTAATGGGACTTgtactttaaaaacactgatagTGGTCAGAAATTTACCATCTACCATATGTGTGCAGCCAGTGGACAAGAAATTGTAGAACATGAATACTAAAGATAGAAATCTGTCACATAACAGAACACATATCTATAAgagagaagaggtcaaaatgtcCCACCCTAAAGGTATTGTAGTAAAAGTTCTTCAATAACcaacaggtgtttgtgtgttaatgagTGTGTGTCCTTACGACATGTCTGCAGGCAGGTGGGACAGCAGTCCTGACTCTCGCAGCATGCCCACTGTGGACCTCCAGTGGTGACTCTCCAGCACAGACGTGTTCTGTCAGGCGAGAATCACGAACATGTCAAACAGATTCACTTACAGTTggacattaaacatgtttaacatgttagTGCACATACTGACACATGCCATCAGCAGGCCTGAGTGTACCTGGTAGAGGGACGCGAGGTGGTGTCTGGTCTTAATGAGGAAGGGCTGGTTGACTCCAGGATGGTCCACATCATGGGCGGCTGCTGCCATCAGACCCAGAAACACATCCAGAGGACTCAGCTGCTCTGCAAGCTGCAACACGACACAAGGGAATGTATGTTTAATACTTGGGAGGGACTGTTGCACTTATTTCTAATGACACTTGATTGCAAAAAGTCAGGAGAGACCATGAGGAGCTGATTTCACCGTGTTAACTTCTACCAACTTTCACTGACTTGTGTCAGTTTTAAGATGATTGACACAAAGAAGTCAAAGTCCTTAATGAGAAATGATTAAGGATTGTTTTTATGGCTGTGGCTCTAACACACTGTGttcatcaaatgtttttgtggGACATAATAGATAAATTAGACAATGCTTTCTAAATATATGAAAAGATGAGACTCAAACATCTTCAAAATGAATGAGTTTGTGTgctgagctgaaaaaaaaacagaacattttaggTTCTTTGACTTCTGGCTTACCCGTCCTTTTTGAGTAGAAACACTTCCTTAAGTAATTTCAAAGAAGTAGATACAACATTCTGGGTAATTTCATAGATCCCAAGTCTaaaagaagcaggtaaaaatgattaaaaaaaagaattgtggATATTATACTGTGATTCACTCTAATTCTTTCTTTAGAGGGAGTGAAGCTTTTCGTCTTATCGCTTTTCTGTTCCTGTCCGGTAAATGTTTGTGTATTAACTGCAGAAAAAGCTCATCCTACTGCCTTTTGACGACCTCACTTTCCACTCATGTAACGTTTGTGCGGAACAAATGCTCTTCCAGCAGTTTGTATTGTCTTTGTTTGACAAGTCAccagaggcagcagagaggagaattataagtaactttatttaaaaataaagtattttttaccAATTATCTCGcttgctgttttattttaggTGTAGCATTAGAATGAAAGCATCAGGATTGATTTCACACACAGTTAAACTCATCACAGTTAACTGAAATCATCACAGACACAGGTGTGTCAGATTAGAAAAAATGCAAATTGGCACGTAAAGGGCAAAATAGCATAATATTGATCCAACATCTTATACTGTGAGTGTTCGCCTGTTATACAGAACACCGCAGCATGCGTGCTGTGTTGAATTAATTCTATTTATGTGAGAGCTTTTAACAAAATGGGTGAATCTCAAAGGACACAAAAGCAATTACTATATGGAGGTAGAAGATGCACAGACACTTAATCTGGTCAGAGGGCTTCAGGGATTTCGCTGAGCTGTGGATGGATGTGTTGTCAGTCTTAGAGGGGTGGGAATTATCGCTCAGGGAGGAAAAGCTGATAGAATATGTCAAGGAGAAAGAGGGAGTCTTGTGAAGCCTTATAATGTAATATGACGTGTCAGAGCTAGAGAcggaggttgtgtgtgtgaatacattATTGTACCTTAGGCTCCTTCAGGTAGCAGTACATGGCTTGAGTGACATCAGCGGCATGGACAGCATTGTGATAGGGGTTCTGGGAGTGGTAGTCCTCTTGTACCATGCCTAGAAAAACCAGATCAAACATTGAACATCAATAAGTTTATTAGGATCTTAAAGTCATAAAGTCATTTtggcagcattttttttacattttggggAACAAATAACCAATGTTTCTTATTGTGATGACTGATTGGTAGACAAAGAACCAGCTGATGAAAGTTCTGACTTTCCTGTAGATATAAATACTTTTGAAATGTAAGGAGGATTATTCTCATATACACAGCGAATGCTTTATAAATAGTAGTGTCAACTTGGTAAAAAGGGGTTGAGTTAAACACATGTCAccgaagattttttttttaaacatgttttatgctGTTGTTTCAAGCCGGTCACCATCAATAAAGTCGATAACATTTGATTCTGCTAGTAACAGAGCTTTAATCTTAttgttctcttttctttacTGCTGTATAATTGTGGACAATTGTGTGGCAGCTTACCAAGAAACCTGTGTAATTTGACCATGTCCAGCTCAAAATGGTGAATGAGACCATAGACATTGAAGAGATGACACATCAGAGTCACCAGGCTGTTACCTAAAGCACAACAatccagacaaaaaaagaaaaaatgttcagTTCAGTTAGTCAACTATCTCAAAAATAATGGTTCATATTACacatgacagaaagaaaaagttctGTGGACCTCATTAAAACGGATTTTGTTACaatagagagaaaaatgtttaaccTTAAATTTGAACATCTGGTAattaagcaataaaaaaaaaacagcttaccATTTGTAAGACGGTCAAAGAGGAAAATGTCAAAGTTCCATGTTCCTACTTTTGATAGCATGTGCTGTAAGGAAAGACAAACTGTTAAAAGTGCTGAactagtaataataataatacattgtaTTTATAACACCACTTACATCTGAAGCAAATGTCAAAGTGCTACAATTTGAAAAAGGTCTGTCATTCATGCATAAAGGATGTGTTTACAATAACTTGACATACAGTACAATGATATAGACgcaaaaactgaagaaaagtcTGCAGTATTATTGTgatttgtatgtgtatgttcTCACCGCAGCTTGTCCCAGGTAGTCGTCGTCCAGTAGGTGCAGTGACCCAGGGGTGTGGGGCACCAACCCCCTCAGCAGCCTGGAGGCGTGGCAGTATCTCTGAAAGCTCAGCAGACGTTTCACTTTTCTCCTGGTGCCGGACTCTACCTCCCCCTGCTGGGCACTGGcttaaattacaaaaaacaaaaaccagtgAGTTTAGTAGACGGAGCAGGGAACCTAATGCACAAATTTGTACTTCTGTGCACGTGACAAAGTAGAGCAGCAGTAACACTTTTGGAAGACAAAGAGTAGCATTAACCTACATTTAAAGCACAATTACCCATGTCATCTTCCTTCTTAGATAACTCTTCAGAACAACATGTAGTCATGGAGTGATTggattatgtttattttgtatttcaataaAATTTCAGACTCACTTCTGAGAATTCGCAGGTCGATCAGAGGGTAGGAGCCTCTTCTCTCAACCAGCAACACACCAGCATGACCAGTGTTCAGTGTGCCATCAGctacgcgcacacacacacacacacacacacacacacacacacacacacacagccataaataggagaaagaaggaagagatGGAAATAAGAGGAAGAcagttttagaaataaaaacatttggtgtTATTACTGATGTTCTGTTGTGGACATTTTTGGCCGACCAGCACACATAATCCGTGAATCCAATTTTCCCGGATGAAGAGCAGAGAGGATCGGAGTGTTTAGACTAGAGCAGAGGAAACAAAGGAAGCAGGCAGCGGGGTGATGAGAGGACAACACAGAAAAGTGTTCCTCCAGTGCTGTACATAGATGTTCAACATAAAAGCCCATTAAGACTCGTTCTGAAATCGGTCACTGTAAAACAAGAGGGTCTTTGAAATGGCTGAATCACCAGCAAATCATGCAAGGAGGACAGATTTCATGCTACTGTGCAGCTGTTGGGGTGCATGTCTGAATCTGAACACTATTTATTATTGATCAAAGTGGTGC
The Labrus mixtus chromosome 12, fLabMix1.1, whole genome shotgun sequence genome window above contains:
- the LOC132985068 gene encoding cAMP-specific 3',5'-cyclic phosphodiesterase 7B-like isoform X2; its protein translation is MSRLMVERCGAVAFQRSEQNAVQVRMLADGTLNTGHAGVLLVERRGSYPLIDLRILRTSAQQGEVESGTRRKVKRLLSFQRYCHASRLLRGLVPHTPGSLHLLDDDYLGQAAHMLSKVGTWNFDIFLFDRLTNGNSLVTLMCHLFNVYGLIHHFELDMVKLHRFLGMVQEDYHSQNPYHNAVHAADVTQAMYCYLKEPKLAEQLSPLDVFLGLMAAAAHDVDHPGVNQPFLIKTRHHLASLYQNTSVLESHHWRSTVGMLRESGLLSHLPADMSQDMEQQLGSLILATDISRQNEFLSTFREHLDNQDLDLQLTSHRHFILQIALKCADVCNPCRVWELSKQWSERVCEEFYRQGDLERKFELEISPLCDQQADSVPAIQIGFISYIVEPLFEEWHRFTESSLLSQTMMGHLHRNKARWSRLRYARTHSDSHSHAEDPEPEEAEGEGGGREEGEDIP
- the LOC132985068 gene encoding cAMP-specific 3',5'-cyclic phosphodiesterase 7B-like isoform X1, whose protein sequence is MPVLEGLWGPDLRMRDSGLGVGVEVRVCPEETPRSPVWGPLRMPPVTCGGLSLALELPALIRQLRAAWRARRGGPLDPERSPTSTWVAEEEEVEEMKNDLEEKSPHLEADGTLNTGHAGVLLVERRGSYPLIDLRILRTSAQQGEVESGTRRKVKRLLSFQRYCHASRLLRGLVPHTPGSLHLLDDDYLGQAAHMLSKVGTWNFDIFLFDRLTNGNSLVTLMCHLFNVYGLIHHFELDMVKLHRFLGMVQEDYHSQNPYHNAVHAADVTQAMYCYLKEPKLAEQLSPLDVFLGLMAAAAHDVDHPGVNQPFLIKTRHHLASLYQNTSVLESHHWRSTVGMLRESGLLSHLPADMSQDMEQQLGSLILATDISRQNEFLSTFREHLDNQDLDLQLTSHRHFILQIALKCADVCNPCRVWELSKQWSERVCEEFYRQGDLERKFELEISPLCDQQADSVPAIQIGFISYIVEPLFEEWHRFTESSLLSQTMMGHLHRNKARWSRLRYARTHSDSHSHAEDPEPEEAEGEGGGREEGEDIP